From Rhodanobacteraceae bacterium, a single genomic window includes:
- a CDS encoding AbrB/MazE/SpoVT family DNA-binding domain-containing protein — MSEATLTSKGQTTIPRELREQLGLVAGTRLVFTVLDDGSMLVRAKQRPVSSLRGLLKTDKRQPLGALRR; from the coding sequence ATGAGCGAAGCCACCCTGACCTCCAAGGGCCAGACCACCATTCCGCGCGAATTGCGCGAGCAACTGGGCCTGGTCGCCGGTACGCGCCTGGTATTCACCGTGCTGGACGACGGCAGCATGCTGGTGCGCGCGAAGCAACGTCCGGTCAGCAGCCTCCGCGGCTTGCTCAAGACCGACAAGCGCCAGCCACTCGGCGCCTTGCGGCGCTGA